Part of the Solanum pennellii chromosome 10, SPENNV200 genome is shown below.
tatGTTTACAGAATAGTTTAAtaattacacaaaaaaattgAGCAAAAGCTAATGGATCCACCTGAGCAAGTTTAGAGCAAATTTAGTTGGCGCTGCTTCTAAGAAGAAGAATATCATACATCATCATGAAGAACAATGAAAACCAAAACGACGTAGCTTTACCTTGGTGAAGCTGAAGCATGGGACTCTTAAACCGACAATTAGCACGAAACCAATTGCCTTCAAGTCCTCTCTCTACTTCTTTATCCCGCAAAGGAGTAGCAGCTGGTACCGGCGTCGATACGGAACCGTTATTCAAGTCGGAAGCGTCTCCATCGAGGTCGAGTGAGAAGTAATCAGGCGCGGCAGTTTCCGGTGAGGGACACTGGAGATTGGATAGTGAAATCTGATTCCGGAATACGACGTAGGGTTCATGCTCATCGGAGGACGACAACGACGGAGGTAAGTCGTCGGTGGCGGTTGTGGTGGTGCCGGCGGCGGAGAGTGGACGGAGAGTTTCGTACAAAATGCCCTCAACTTCCATTGATAGTGAAATCCGCACAATGTGTCTCCTCACAACAGTACGGTCGTGGAATTAACTTGGACTAGTTTAGGgctttactatttttttaatttttttttttattaattcgaaTTCACATTGGATAAAggataataaaaatattatcaaagcAAATATGGGCAAGTTGGGATTTAACTTGTATTTGTTCTCGAATTTGTCATTGagttaagaaataaagtttTTGATCGGAATACGAATCAAATCGAAGGATCCTTTAATTATTTAAGGGATAATAGAACGAATCACACTTTTATCATTAAACTATACTCGCTATAATTCAATTATTGTATACAAATACAACTTTTGTCGAACAGGGGAATTGTGGTAATTAAAATAGATTAAGATAAGGTCGTCAAAACGACtaaaatcataacataaaaatgcATTGTGGAATACTCGaaagcttcttttttttagttCAGCAAGATGGtaaacataaaatcaaaaagcaggaaaaaaaatgagactTTTTTTATCGAATTTTCtatttcacatattttatttggctttatataaaagtataaaaaaatggGAATTTTTTCTTGTTGCTTGAATATTAACTattcaattaaaatgaaatattacaACTATAGCAGAcatttttgttttcaaattaATTGGAACAAAAGAGGCCCGACTAGGTACTGTTTGCTTCGTGATAAAATTCGGGGAACTTTCACGTATAGCCACTAAAAAATAgcttaattactctccatagctattgtttgataattacaattggTAGCTACATGTTGtaggaaggagagaggcgagagagactgggagagagaggagagagaaagggaaaaagtgggagagaggtgaattgtatatgtatattgatttaataattgtatattatatatatatatatgtatttgtatatatgacaaacgagattgggagagagaggagaaagacgagcaagattgggagagaaaggagagaggcgagcgagagagggcagagagtgggagagaggtgaattgtatatgtatattggttagataattgtataatatacatatgcatttgtatagaaagcaagcgagattgggagagaaaggagagaggcgagcgaaattgagagagggaggagagaggcgagcgagagagatgaattgtatatgtatattgattaaataattgtatattctggcgaagtatacatatacaaatgtgactaattatacaaattcgaagtcaacccacataattaatgtataatgttagtcaagagtggtaattatagcaaactatagctacgatgagtaattaaatattataagtttGCTCAACCGTGTAATTTTCCCATAAAAGtaacttataaaaatataatttgtccAATTTAGTTCATCTTAATAACACTCGACCTTGATTACTAACTCGGTTTATTTTAACTCGTTTATGAGTTAAACACCTCTAGctctgagcggaagcgaacccTATTTGTATAAAGAGAGTTTTCCGCCTTAAATAGACCTGACTTAATGCAAATCTGAATTAATTGAGTCAGTTAACGATCATTATgcaaagagaaagagagaggaagTATAATAAAGCCTATATAAATTGTAGTAGATGTATCTATACAGATGATAAACAAGTCATTCATCATTCTCTAATGAGCTTTACTTTTGCTGTTTATGAACTCATAAAAACAGTCAAGGAAACTCTGAACAAAAGCTATTAAAAGCACTAATATGAAGCTAATAATGTACTAGTATATTTTACCCAATTAAAGTTGAACTATTTGGGCAACATTAGTCTCAATTCACCTATTGTCAAAATCCAATGTCAGCATGGTCTCAACTGAAGAAATAATTCGCGGCGTTTGCAGGAACAACTGGTGCTACTCCAGTCCCATTCTGTGTCAAGTGAAGAAATTTGTCGCAATCCTTCACGCCAATCTCCTTAAATGTATCTATAACTGTCTTGATGAATCCGGCCAAAGAAGCCTTGAAAGTTGGTGAGCAGCTTTTGTCGCCCTCATCAACATCCTGAACACCACCCCGGACAAGGCTACCTACTTGAGCACCATCTGCGTATGCTTTACATGCCACAAGAATATCTTGTGCACTTCGAAAGAAATGCCCTAATACAAAATCTTCAAAATACTGCAGCAAGAACCGCATTTGGTATTAGTAGTTGATTTAGAACCACAGGTGTGAATGAAGTCAAGAAATAGTCATGAAGCATAACAATAGAACCTATTTTGGTAATAAATGGTTAAGAACCATTGACAACGATCACAGCAGGcagagaataaaagaaaatatggataCCTTTGGTGGACGTCTCATGGAGAAGACCATTGTTTTCAGATTTAAAATGTAAGTGTTCTCATTGTACTGCAGTGAGCTTTGATCCCCTCTGGCTGTCCCGCTTGTGTTTGCATAACCAGGCTCATTAAAATAGGGTTTTGCATTTAAAATTAGCCCCTGTATGGACACCAAGACTTGTAACATAGTAGATGCACGAGGGATCCATTTCTCCTTCCCTTGGCCAGTCCAAGTGTTAAGTAGACTCAGGCAGACTTTTCCATAGTTATACAAATTAGGATTGATCCGAAGGCCAAAGGAATGGTAGTGCACAAGCTGGAAACAATAGGTAGGGAGGTGTTAGGCTAAAGGTCGAAAGTATAAAGCAGTACAGTCCTCAGAGACAAAGCGAGACACATACCGGGGGAACATTGGGATAGTTGCTTGGAAAGAAAACATCAAAGAAGTAAAGGCCATCATGATATGGAGTTCCATCAGCACCCATGATAACTGCTCTTAACAAATCCATTCTTGATTCGTACACCCTGACAAATATCGTATCTGCTCAATAAAAGACGACAAGATGAGTGCATGGTTAACAAATTGCAAAAAACACGTGTTATAACTAATGGAAGGCTGCACCCAAGGGTGTGGCcaagtggtcaatgaagtgggaTGACAGCCATGAGGTCTCAGGTTCAAATCCCCACGGAGACAAtaaacactaggtgatttcttcccatCTATCCTAGCCTTGGTAGATAGAAATCAAAGGCTGAGATATTCAGAATTCCCTGACTAAACAGAATTTCTAGGCTTTTGTATGTTAAATTTCAAGGGCTCgatgcaaaaaaagaaaatcacaacACATCATGTGAAACTTTGCTTGTATACCAGGCAGATCGTTCTCCAGTATCTTCCATTCCTCCTGTATTTTCTTGGCCCAGTTCTTGGAAGGCTGCAATAGAATTAGATATATCATAAGATAATGAAGCCAAAACTAGTTAAGTtatgtgaaatattttaattgggATAAACTAACCAGGTTCCCTGAAGAAGCCTGTCGAGAATAGAAATGGTCTGAATGATCCTCAACAgtatcaaattttttgaaagctTGGAAATTCTTCAGAATTTCATCTACATTTCTATGTTGCTCTCCATTACAAGCCGGTACTGAAGGAATTGAAGGACATCCTGCAGTTGTTGCACTTTTATGCAAACTCAGAGGGAAATGATTCATCATAGCAGGTGATGCATGAGCAATTCCTGCTGCGATTGGAGTGGTTGGATTAAGAAATAAATTCTTCATATCAGACACTGGAGCACCCACGGAATTTGGGAAATAAGGCCCAATAGGAGTAGATTGGTTGCCCGAACCATAAGAGGTTGTAGCACCGGATGAACCTAATTTCTTTCCATAATGAGATGATGACCCTTCATACATGTTATATGGGTTATTCCAATCAAAAGAGGCTGTACCACCGGATGAATGGATTTTCTTTGAATTACTTACTACCTTAGAACTCTTCTCATTTGAATTTCCAATGACTAATTGTCCCTCCTTGCCTAAAGCAGGTCCTGGGGATGACCAAGACGACCCAAACTGTGTAGGCTGACCAACGAGAGTAGAGCTGCTAAATGAAGTGGACTGATTCCTTACTGCCCCAGGGACATCTCTTCCTGAAGTACTTGTAGTGGTTGACACCATTTGTTCTTTCATGGGACCAGGCATCCATGGGATTGGAGCCTCAACTCCAGGGGGAATGTCCATGTTATCAAAATGTGCTTGTAAAACAACATAGTCGGAATACACtgaatcatcataatacatgtcCATGTGCTCATCAGCTCCTAAAAGTACATCAGAACCAAACTCATCTATAATAATTGGACTATTAGATGCTGAAAGacaattcttctttttctttgatgacGAAAGGCAGATCTTCTTTGAAGAATGAACCCCATCTACTGGTCCACTATTACCCGAGCTACCATTACCAACCAAAATATCCTGCAACAGCGTGATTGACAAAATTAGACCTCCAAAAAAGGACAGCATAGAAGACTGACAAGAAAAGAACCAGTATTTTGACAAGAGCGCATTGGCAATCTCTGATTACCTTCCCCTTGCCACTAAATTTTACATTTCCAGAAGAGCGCTTAACATCACTTAAATTTTCTTCCAcgtcaacatctattatttcatGGAAACTAACCTACAAAGAATACATCAGCATAGTATCAGGGCCAACAATAATGTCACAAGGAATGAGAATCAAGTCAAAACAACAATGCTTGTCTTGTCAATAAAACCAAGCTTCCAACAGAATCTCCTGCAAATTTGGAGTAAAAGGCATACATACACACAATCAAAAAACAGAAAGATGTCAAAAGAGGTTAGCTAATCTGAAGGACTCTAGTCCTTCCTCAATTTTCTATTTTCCTGAAGAGGCACTCTCATACATGGCGAAAGATTTCTACCGTAGGAAAAATAAACGTCTATTCAGTTGAAAGGAAGAAAATATATCCAGATATATCTACCTTTTGCTCACATAAAGGAGAGCGAAATCCAGCTGAATGTAATATGTTGCATGTGTTAAGAGGATTATGTCAAAACCAACTGATTTGTAGACAAGTTCATATTAActtttacaaagaaaatatttgaaaaatagtaCAAGGGCATGTTGAGGACAGGGTAAGTAAATGCAGACCTCATGATTCTCAACCCGCTTTATATACAATGGATAGTACTTCATACTCAGACGTGTTCACTGGCGCAAACTAGAGTCTTGAACATTGTGAAAataagtgaaaaaattaaacatcAAGAGGGTCATACAGAAGTTGGACTGCATAGAGTTTCTTCCAGAAAATCTTTGATTTCTTGGGAGGGACAGTGGGAGATAAAATGACATGAAGCTTAACACACTTCATTTAACTATTCCTAATAAAAAAGATACATAAACTCTACGCAAAGCCAAAAGTTCTGAAAATGCAAATTCAATGTCATGTGCAATTACCACCAAATAAGCCAAGAAAAAATAGTAAACTGTACATTGGGGTTAAATTGTGTATCAGCAAGATGATTCAAAGAGGTCATTAACATATATTATAGCTGAAAGTGCGCAAGCTAAAGGTAATCAATCAATtcagaaacaaaagaaaaatgcaaaaagaCTGAATCCTGGTTCACAGTACataattttataccttcttaTGCTTAGGAGTTTTTGATTTCGAACTCCAATTGGTAGGTCGCGAAATTTCCACTACCTCAACAT
Proteins encoded:
- the LOC107032300 gene encoding probable ubiquitin-conjugating enzyme E2 25, whose protein sequence is METHKQVAAYVSENSKKRVFPGGSAIDVEVVEISRPTNWSSKSKTPKHKKVSFHEIIDVDVEENLSDVKRSSGNVKFSGKGKDILVGNGSSGNSGPVDGVHSSKKICLSSSKKKKNCLSASNSPIIIDEFGSDVLLGADEHMDMYYDDSVYSDYVVLQAHFDNMDIPPGVEAPIPWMPGPMKEQMVSTTTSTSGRDVPGAVRNQSTSFSSSTLVGQPTQFGSSWSSPGPALGKEGQLVIGNSNEKSSKVVSNSKKIHSSGGTASFDWNNPYNMYEGSSSHYGKKLGSSGATTSYGSGNQSTPIGPYFPNSVGAPVSDMKNLFLNPTTPIAAGIAHASPAMMNHFPLSLHKSATTAGCPSIPSVPACNGEQHRNVDEILKNFQAFKKFDTVEDHSDHFYSRQASSGNLPSKNWAKKIQEEWKILENDLPDTIFVRVYESRMDLLRAVIMGADGTPYHDGLYFFDVFFPSNYPNVPPLVHYHSFGLRINPNLYNYGKVCLSLLNTWTGQGKEKWIPRASTMLQVLVSIQGLILNAKPYFNEPGYANTSGTARGDQSSLQYNENTYILNLKTMVFSMRRPPKYFEDFVLGHFFRSAQDILVACKAYADGAQVGSLVRGGVQDVDEGDKSCSPTFKASLAGFIKTVIDTFKEIGVKDCDKFLHLTQNGTGVAPVVPANAANYFFS